A section of the Verrucomicrobium sp. GAS474 genome encodes:
- a CDS encoding glycosyltransferase family 39 protein translates to MSRLSPEAKIGLVFLGIVTLFRLAFSTTIDLVPDEAYYWLWSKHLAASYFSKGPGIGWTIALGTSIAGDTVLGVRWISVLLAALTGWQIFRLADRFYGPKVALWTMLATAAIPLFAVGAFLMTIDPLSVFFWVWAGNLFLDALEGGNLRHWALSGLAVGLGFLAKYINLIELLGFLGYGLATSIPAHRKAVFGRGGLLLLGVTLLCTLPVLWWNQQHGWITATHLQHRGDLDQGFHLHPGELWKFLSTQALLFLPPFFLALLWSAGKVFAPGHRATEGEKFLLALFLPTFLLYVAVSLNKASQPNWAVSAYPSGLVLAVAWGLAWNRASTQRTILFFLALIVVTHAFLLLPLKNDPARRLRGWAELGAWTGAMQRESGAACVIGSNYGLTGELGFYTPGHPRVYMPRVPFKENQFSFWPNYLEGEKADAVALYITDDFEAPLPENLRADFARRTIVGEFSRRTAKGKYIEHYRAWKLER, encoded by the coding sequence ATGTCCCGCCTTTCCCCGGAGGCCAAGATCGGCCTCGTCTTCCTCGGCATCGTGACCCTCTTCCGGCTGGCCTTCAGCACGACGATCGACCTCGTCCCCGACGAGGCCTATTACTGGCTCTGGTCGAAGCACCTCGCCGCCAGCTATTTCAGCAAGGGTCCCGGCATCGGCTGGACCATCGCCCTCGGCACCTCGATCGCGGGGGACACTGTCCTCGGGGTCCGCTGGATCTCGGTCCTCCTCGCCGCCCTGACGGGGTGGCAGATCTTCCGCCTGGCCGACCGGTTCTACGGGCCGAAGGTCGCCCTGTGGACGATGCTCGCCACCGCCGCGATCCCGCTCTTCGCCGTCGGCGCGTTCCTCATGACGATCGATCCCCTCTCGGTCTTCTTCTGGGTCTGGGCGGGGAACCTCTTCCTCGATGCGCTCGAAGGCGGGAATCTCCGCCATTGGGCGCTCTCCGGCCTCGCCGTCGGCCTCGGCTTCCTGGCGAAGTACATCAATCTCATCGAGCTCCTCGGTTTCCTCGGCTACGGGCTCGCCACCTCGATCCCCGCGCACCGCAAGGCCGTCTTCGGACGCGGCGGCCTCCTCCTCCTCGGCGTCACCCTCCTCTGCACCCTCCCCGTCCTGTGGTGGAACCAGCAGCACGGCTGGATCACCGCCACCCACCTCCAGCACCGCGGCGACCTCGACCAAGGCTTCCACCTCCATCCGGGCGAACTGTGGAAGTTCCTCTCCACGCAGGCGCTCCTCTTCCTCCCCCCTTTCTTCCTCGCCCTGCTATGGAGCGCCGGGAAGGTCTTCGCCCCCGGCCATCGCGCGACCGAGGGGGAGAAGTTCCTCCTCGCTCTCTTCCTGCCGACCTTCCTCCTCTACGTCGCCGTCAGCCTGAACAAGGCCTCCCAGCCGAACTGGGCGGTCAGCGCCTATCCCTCCGGCCTTGTCCTCGCCGTGGCCTGGGGCCTCGCCTGGAACCGGGCGTCGACGCAGCGGACGATTCTTTTCTTCCTCGCCCTCATCGTCGTCACCCATGCGTTCCTCCTCCTCCCGCTGAAGAACGATCCGGCCCGCCGCCTCCGGGGCTGGGCCGAACTCGGCGCCTGGACCGGGGCGATGCAGCGGGAGAGCGGTGCCGCCTGCGTCATCGGAAGCAATTACGGGCTGACCGGGGAACTCGGCTTCTACACGCCGGGCCATCCCCGCGTCTACATGCCGCGCGTTCCGTTCAAGGAAAACCAGTTCTCCTTCTGGCCGAATTACCTCGAAGGGGAAAAGGCGGATGCCGTGGCCCTGTACATCACCGACGACTTTGAAGCGCCGTTGCCCGAGAACCTCCGCGCCGATTTCGCGCGACGGACGATTGTCGGGGAATTCAGTCGGCGGACGGCGAAGGGGAAGTACATCGAGCACTACCGCGCTTGGAAGCTGGAGCGGTAA
- a CDS encoding sulfite exporter TauE/SafE family protein has product MIGYSPLHLFFAFVVFFAAGIVKGVTGMGLPTVAMGLLGIVMTPVHAVVFQIVPNYVTNFWQLFTGPDIRGLWRRLWTMMLALILGTALGIGALTHGEGKWTAFGLGVVLMIYAGLGLFHYHAPPPGRHEKWLSPVMGGLTGLIGGGTGSCIIPAVPYLNSLNLEKEELVQALGLTFTVSNIVMTLGLACGGALRLHGLGLSALMVLPALLGMWVGQKIRYRVSPETFRRWFLICLFLLGLQLAAKPLFS; this is encoded by the coding sequence ATGATCGGCTATTCCCCCCTTCACCTCTTCTTCGCCTTCGTCGTCTTCTTCGCCGCCGGCATCGTGAAGGGGGTGACGGGGATGGGCCTGCCGACGGTGGCGATGGGGCTCCTCGGCATCGTCATGACGCCAGTCCATGCGGTGGTGTTCCAGATCGTCCCGAACTACGTCACGAACTTCTGGCAGCTCTTCACCGGTCCCGATATCCGGGGTCTCTGGCGCCGTTTGTGGACGATGATGCTTGCGCTCATCCTGGGCACGGCCCTCGGCATCGGGGCGTTGACCCACGGGGAGGGGAAATGGACGGCCTTCGGTCTCGGCGTCGTCCTCATGATCTATGCCGGGCTCGGCCTCTTCCATTACCATGCTCCGCCGCCGGGGCGGCACGAGAAATGGCTCTCGCCCGTGATGGGCGGCCTCACCGGCCTCATCGGCGGCGGGACGGGGAGCTGCATCATCCCGGCGGTCCCCTATCTCAATTCGCTGAACTTGGAAAAGGAAGAGCTGGTGCAAGCGCTGGGCCTCACCTTCACCGTCTCGAACATCGTGATGACCCTCGGCCTGGCGTGCGGCGGGGCGCTGCGTTTGCACGGCCTCGGCCTCTCGGCCCTGATGGTCCTGCCCGCCTTGCTGGGCATGTGGGTGGGACAGAAGATCCGCTATCGCGTCAGCCCGGAAACGTTCCGCCGCTGGTTCCTGATCTGTCTCTTCCTGCTCGGCCTCCAGCTGGCGGCGAAGCCGCTGTTTTCCTAG
- a CDS encoding glycosyltransferase yields the protein MKLCDVTQFYSPKSGGVRRYLMEKRRYVLDHTDDEHHLIIPGDKTEYIQEGRLHTFTVASPRVDRTSRYRILLNTPAVRGYLRKVRPDLIEAGDPYHLAWSVIHAGKELGVPVIGFYHSHFPDAYLRTLLKYCGSRIRDMGMALARRYIVKLYSRFDATLVPSEKLSALLREWGVPGAVPVKLGVDTAAFTPGPRDWELRRKIGVPDDAFLLLYVGRLAGEKNVATLLAAFEQLKARESKGEGKRKYWLAILGDGPLRRLLPAVRKRTHALYWHSFVSGSAELARYYRAADLFVHPGTVETFGLVALETQACGLPLVGIRGSSMDANITAGLDLWSQKNTAEDLAQAIERGAGADLPLLGGQVAERTAARYSWPVVCGEMWARYREVIARHRSGIRPGPSV from the coding sequence GTGAAACTCTGCGACGTCACCCAGTTTTATTCCCCGAAGAGCGGGGGCGTGCGCCGTTATCTCATGGAGAAGCGCCGCTACGTCCTCGACCACACCGACGACGAGCACCACCTCATCATCCCGGGCGACAAGACCGAATATATACAGGAAGGCCGCCTCCACACCTTCACCGTCGCCTCGCCCCGCGTCGACCGGACCTCCCGCTACCGCATCCTGTTGAACACCCCGGCGGTCCGCGGCTATCTCCGCAAGGTCCGGCCCGATCTCATCGAGGCGGGCGATCCCTATCACCTCGCCTGGAGCGTGATCCATGCGGGGAAGGAACTCGGCGTCCCGGTGATCGGCTTCTACCACTCCCACTTTCCCGACGCCTACCTGCGGACGCTGCTGAAGTATTGCGGCTCCCGCATCCGCGACATGGGGATGGCTCTGGCCCGGCGCTACATCGTGAAGCTCTACAGCCGCTTCGACGCGACGCTCGTCCCGTCGGAGAAACTCAGCGCCCTGTTGCGGGAATGGGGCGTCCCCGGCGCGGTCCCGGTGAAGCTCGGCGTCGATACGGCGGCCTTCACGCCCGGCCCCCGTGATTGGGAGCTGCGGCGGAAGATCGGCGTTCCCGACGACGCCTTCCTCCTCCTCTACGTCGGACGCCTCGCGGGAGAGAAAAACGTGGCGACCCTCCTGGCCGCGTTCGAGCAGCTGAAGGCGCGGGAGTCGAAGGGGGAGGGGAAGCGCAAATACTGGCTCGCGATCCTCGGCGACGGCCCGTTGCGGCGGCTTCTCCCCGCCGTGCGGAAGCGGACCCACGCCCTCTATTGGCATTCCTTCGTCAGCGGCAGCGCCGAGCTGGCCCGGTATTACCGCGCCGCCGACCTCTTCGTCCATCCGGGGACGGTCGAGACCTTCGGCCTCGTCGCGTTGGAAACCCAGGCCTGCGGCCTCCCCCTCGTCGGCATCCGGGGGAGCAGCATGGACGCGAATATCACGGCGGGCCTCGACCTCTGGTCGCAGAAAAACACCGCGGAAGATCTCGCCCAGGCCATCGAACGGGGAGCCGGAGCCGATCTGCCGCTCCTCGGCGGCCAGGTGGCGGAACGGACGGCGGCCCGTTATTCCTGGCCGGTCGTTTGCGGGGAAATGTGGGCCCGTTACCGCGAGGTGATCGCCCGCCATCGGTCGGGAATCCGTCCCGGTCCCTCCGTTTAA